A section of the Spirosoma pollinicola genome encodes:
- a CDS encoding SUMF1/EgtB/PvdO family nonheme iron enzyme yields the protein MIQKYHLQRAAYVLLAMAALASCKSKHPTSVQPGKKSTATGIAYNQKDGFQVKKFAGQKAGPNLVFIEGGRFTMGALEEDVMNSRDNRERTVSIQSFYMDETEMANVHYLEYLNAISRDSSEEVVKAALPDTTVWANPLSFNDSYVTQYLRYPAFRYYPVVGVSWVQASDYAVWRSNAVNNELAKGGAPKEKKKGGGFSLKRKSKTVEEPALAEATTASTSAAPAKPSLESGLVLPDYRLPTEAEWEYAAKALIGTQYMDENQINQRIYPWDGSSVRNPKKGRKQGQMLANFKRGRGDYAGIAGRSNDGAIITAEIYAYPANDFGLYNMAGNVNEWVYDVYRPLSYQDVNDLNPIRRNGYLDESKNYDTKNRQSLIDDKLRVYKGGSWGDVAYWLSPGTRRFLDQDSATAMIGFRCAMIGVGRNK from the coding sequence ATGATTCAAAAGTATCACCTGCAACGAGCGGCTTATGTGCTTCTGGCAATGGCGGCCCTGGCATCTTGCAAGTCCAAGCACCCAACCAGCGTGCAGCCTGGCAAGAAAAGTACAGCGACGGGGATTGCTTATAACCAGAAAGACGGTTTTCAGGTTAAAAAATTCGCAGGCCAAAAAGCTGGTCCTAACTTAGTTTTCATCGAAGGCGGTCGCTTCACAATGGGCGCCCTTGAGGAAGATGTAATGAACAGCCGCGACAACCGCGAGCGGACAGTTTCGATTCAATCATTTTATATGGATGAAACGGAGATGGCAAACGTTCACTACCTTGAATATCTGAACGCTATTTCACGCGATTCATCAGAAGAAGTAGTAAAAGCAGCCCTGCCCGACACAACTGTATGGGCAAACCCATTATCGTTCAACGATTCGTATGTAACGCAATACCTGCGTTATCCTGCATTCCGCTATTACCCAGTAGTGGGTGTATCGTGGGTGCAGGCTAGTGATTATGCTGTTTGGCGTTCAAACGCGGTAAACAATGAATTAGCCAAAGGGGGCGCTCCAAAGGAAAAGAAAAAGGGGGGCGGTTTTTCGTTGAAACGGAAATCTAAAACCGTTGAGGAGCCTGCTTTAGCCGAAGCTACTACAGCATCGACATCGGCGGCTCCGGCAAAACCAAGCCTCGAAAGTGGTCTGGTATTACCTGATTACCGACTTCCAACAGAAGCCGAATGGGAATATGCAGCAAAAGCCCTGATTGGAACTCAATACATGGACGAGAATCAAATCAATCAGCGGATCTACCCATGGGATGGTTCTTCTGTTCGTAACCCTAAGAAGGGCCGGAAACAGGGTCAAATGCTGGCAAACTTTAAACGGGGTCGTGGTGACTACGCTGGTATAGCCGGTCGTTCGAATGATGGAGCTATTATCACCGCAGAAATTTATGCATATCCAGCCAACGATTTTGGTTTGTATAATATGGCTGGTAACGTAAATGAATGGGTATATGACGTTTATCGCCCATTGTCTTACCAAGATGTTAACGACCTGAACCCAATTCGCCGTAATGGTTATCTGGATGAATCTAAAAACTATGATACAAAAAATCGTCAATCATTGATAGATGATAAACTGCGGGTTTACAAAGGTGGTTCGTGGGGTGATGTAGCTTATTGGTTATCTCCTGGTACCCGTCGGTTCTTAGATCAGGATTCTGCAACAGCTATGATCGGTTTCCGTTGTGCTATGATCGGAGTAGGTAGAAACAAATAG
- a CDS encoding ComF family protein, translated as MLLIVHRLFANFFDLLFPTLCLGCNKSLGANELVLCTRCRINLPETNKHQEPYNLDLLNKFAGKVPVQFLASYVFFTKGGIVQKLIHGIKYKGQKEAAKEMAKWYGYLLISESNLVNEIDVLIGVPLHKSRFQQRGYNQADWIAEGLSEALNVPMRADVLIRKRFNESQTRKNRLERWENVKTVFSVNNADEIKDKKIVLVDDVLTTGATLEACAIELLKAGCKSVGILTLAATHR; from the coding sequence ATGCTTCTGATTGTACATAGATTATTCGCCAATTTTTTTGACCTTCTCTTTCCAACTCTTTGCCTGGGTTGTAATAAGTCATTAGGTGCAAATGAATTAGTGTTGTGTACGAGATGCCGAATCAATTTACCGGAAACCAACAAACATCAAGAACCCTATAATCTTGATCTCCTCAATAAGTTTGCCGGAAAAGTGCCTGTTCAGTTTTTAGCGTCGTATGTTTTTTTTACCAAAGGTGGAATTGTACAAAAGCTGATTCATGGTATTAAGTACAAGGGTCAGAAAGAAGCGGCAAAAGAGATGGCTAAATGGTATGGCTATCTGTTAATTTCTGAAAGTAATCTGGTTAATGAAATAGACGTATTAATTGGCGTTCCGTTGCACAAGAGCCGTTTTCAACAGCGGGGCTATAACCAGGCCGATTGGATTGCAGAAGGCTTATCTGAAGCACTTAACGTTCCAATGCGTGCTGATGTTCTCATACGGAAACGTTTTAATGAATCACAGACCCGAAAAAATAGACTAGAACGCTGGGAGAATGTGAAAACAGTATTTTCTGTAAATAATGCCGATGAAATTAAAGACAAAAAAATTGTGCTGGTGGATGATGTCTTGACAACAGGAGCCACACTTGAAGCATGTGCAATTGAATTATTGAAAGCTGGATGTAAGTCAGTTGGCATCCTGACGTTAGCCGCAACTCATCGATAA
- a CDS encoding DUF4175 family protein: MQSSNAYSTLLQRIDEYKRRYFQNQLVKGSLFFVALLGSGYLFINTAEFIGRFNSVGRGALFFGFLLTVMVGLYLLIIRPLLNLYGLSKPLSNDEAARQIGTFFPEVGDKLLNTLQLQRISADQSDLLSASLNQRSQQLLINRFANAIQISRNREFLKYAIPPLALILLILILNPGFFTKSSTRLVNYNKEFAEEAPFQFIVQNKALKAFRNEDFPLSVKLVGDAVPQAVYVVANGTRFKLEQSGNQFTYNFDNLQRDLDFHLEASGYNSPEYTVSLLDRPSVLSFNVKLDYPAYLNKPSEQLSNVGNLLVPQGTVVNWEFAADHTDSLLFRFNTDAKPSPAKLVDENTFVLNRRLMQNSAYTVSLKNGQVASPSTIQYNVQIIPDRYPQISVDRIQDTVTYNYIALSGLVSDDYGFSKLRLNYKINRNGKASLIYVKDIPINKSTTSQNFVYNWSLDSLKLGQEDRLEYFVQVWDNDGVNGAKSSRSNQLNFTVPSNAEIQKQVDKSAEKTEEQIDNALSKTQAIKKELQTMEDRMRTKKSSDFQDKKQLQDILQKREELMKEVQKLQEQMQKTNDTQQRFAEKNQAMQDKMEQLQKLFKDLLDPESKQLYEQLKQLLERKQDEKASDMLDRLSRKEKNMERDLDRALKLFKQMQLEQKVNNIAENLEKQAEQLEKQAEENAKKDQTSQDQQKQQEKSQEDFKNTQEQLKEIDKQAEKDDLNKPEPSEKEQQEIEKDMEEATKNMKSDQGKQASSKQKKSAKSMKAMSKAMKESMQSSEMEEMQENIDDLRNILDNLITLSFGQERVMKDFRGMSLQDPRVTKLSQEQLKLQDDAKIIEDSLNALASRVVQIQSFVTRELTNMKFYMDESVQQLRDRRLSMASSKQQFAMTSINNLALMLSDVLKNMQQQMNAMAMPGKGKGGKKGEKPGGMGDMQKQLNAKMQQMQKGGKTGRGLSEELSQMAAEQAMIRSMLKKLEENAKGTEAGKQQEKQVKELMDKMDEAETDLVNKRVNSNTINRQNEILTRLLESEKALKQQEEDPKRQAEAAKSTKHSTPSFFDSTNTQQKTKQVEVLRSVTPNYNLFYKKEANQYLQKVSK, translated from the coding sequence ATGCAATCATCTAATGCATATTCTACGTTGCTCCAACGCATCGACGAGTATAAAAGACGCTATTTTCAGAACCAGTTAGTAAAGGGTAGCTTATTTTTTGTCGCCTTACTAGGAAGCGGTTACCTGTTCATCAACACCGCAGAATTTATTGGTCGATTTAATTCGGTAGGTAGGGGAGCCTTATTTTTCGGCTTTCTACTGACTGTTATGGTAGGCCTTTACTTATTAATAATTCGGCCTCTACTGAATTTATATGGCCTGAGCAAGCCTTTATCTAATGATGAAGCAGCTCGCCAGATTGGCACCTTTTTTCCTGAAGTAGGGGATAAGTTATTAAACACATTACAACTTCAGCGCATCTCAGCTGATCAAAGCGATTTACTGAGTGCAAGCTTGAATCAACGCTCGCAACAGTTGCTGATAAATCGATTTGCGAATGCTATTCAGATAAGTCGAAATCGGGAATTTCTAAAGTATGCTATTCCGCCGTTAGCCTTAATTTTACTTATCCTGATCTTAAATCCGGGCTTTTTCACAAAGTCATCAACTCGTCTTGTTAACTATAACAAAGAATTTGCAGAGGAAGCCCCGTTTCAATTTATTGTACAGAACAAAGCGCTTAAGGCTTTTAGAAACGAAGATTTCCCGCTTTCGGTGAAATTGGTTGGTGATGCAGTACCCCAAGCAGTGTATGTTGTCGCTAATGGCACCCGTTTTAAACTTGAACAATCCGGTAATCAATTCACCTATAACTTTGACAATCTTCAACGTGATTTAGACTTTCATTTAGAAGCTTCAGGCTATAACTCGCCTGAGTATACAGTTTCATTACTAGACCGTCCCTCAGTCCTTTCGTTTAACGTTAAGCTTGATTATCCAGCTTACTTGAATAAGCCTTCCGAGCAGCTTTCTAATGTAGGTAACTTACTGGTACCACAGGGAACGGTAGTAAATTGGGAGTTTGCAGCAGATCATACAGACTCACTTCTATTCCGTTTTAATACGGATGCAAAGCCTTCACCAGCCAAACTAGTTGATGAAAATACCTTTGTTCTGAATCGGCGTTTGATGCAAAATTCAGCTTATACCGTTTCGCTTAAAAACGGTCAGGTTGCATCGCCATCAACGATTCAGTACAATGTTCAAATCATTCCAGACCGTTATCCTCAAATTTCGGTCGATCGAATTCAGGACACCGTTACATACAATTACATTGCCCTTTCCGGTCTTGTTTCTGATGATTACGGTTTTTCTAAACTACGCTTGAATTACAAAATTAATCGTAACGGAAAAGCGTCACTTATATACGTTAAGGATATTCCAATTAATAAATCGACAACTTCTCAAAACTTCGTTTACAATTGGTCCTTAGACAGTTTAAAGCTTGGACAGGAGGATCGTCTTGAATATTTCGTACAAGTTTGGGACAATGATGGAGTTAATGGAGCTAAGTCTAGCCGTTCGAATCAATTAAATTTTACGGTGCCTTCAAATGCTGAAATTCAAAAACAGGTTGATAAATCTGCTGAAAAAACAGAAGAGCAGATTGACAATGCATTAAGCAAAACTCAGGCAATCAAGAAAGAACTCCAGACAATGGAAGACCGGATGCGAACGAAAAAATCATCCGATTTTCAGGACAAAAAACAGCTCCAGGATATTTTGCAGAAGCGAGAAGAGTTGATGAAAGAAGTTCAAAAACTGCAGGAGCAGATGCAGAAAACGAACGATACTCAACAACGGTTTGCAGAAAAGAATCAGGCCATGCAGGACAAAATGGAACAGCTTCAAAAGCTTTTCAAAGATTTACTTGATCCGGAATCCAAGCAGCTTTATGAGCAATTGAAACAACTTCTTGAACGTAAACAGGATGAAAAAGCATCAGACATGCTTGACCGTTTAAGCCGGAAGGAAAAGAACATGGAACGCGATTTAGATCGCGCTCTTAAGCTTTTCAAACAAATGCAACTTGAACAGAAGGTCAACAACATAGCCGAAAATTTAGAGAAGCAAGCTGAGCAATTAGAGAAGCAGGCAGAAGAAAACGCGAAGAAAGACCAGACATCACAGGACCAGCAAAAGCAACAGGAGAAGTCACAGGAAGACTTTAAAAACACCCAGGAGCAACTAAAAGAGATTGATAAGCAGGCTGAAAAGGACGACTTAAATAAGCCTGAGCCTTCGGAGAAGGAGCAGCAGGAAATTGAGAAGGATATGGAGGAAGCAACTAAAAATATGAAGAGTGACCAGGGTAAACAGGCCTCCTCTAAACAGAAAAAGTCAGCCAAATCTATGAAGGCAATGAGTAAGGCGATGAAAGAATCCATGCAATCCTCTGAGATGGAAGAGATGCAGGAAAATATTGACGACTTACGCAACATCCTCGACAACCTTATCACTCTATCATTTGGGCAGGAGCGTGTGATGAAGGATTTCCGTGGAATGAGCCTTCAAGATCCTCGGGTCACCAAACTCTCTCAGGAGCAATTGAAGCTTCAGGATGATGCTAAAATTATTGAAGATAGTTTAAATGCTTTAGCTAGCCGCGTGGTACAAATTCAATCCTTTGTAACACGAGAGTTAACAAATATGAAGTTCTATATGGACGAAAGTGTGCAACAGTTGCGCGATCGTCGGTTGAGCATGGCTTCCTCCAAGCAACAATTCGCAATGACATCGATCAATAATTTAGCATTAATGTTGAGTGATGTATTGAAGAATATGCAGCAGCAAATGAACGCTATGGCCATGCCAGGAAAGGGTAAAGGTGGCAAAAAAGGTGAAAAACCTGGAGGCATGGGCGATATGCAGAAGCAATTGAATGCCAAAATGCAGCAAATGCAGAAAGGAGGGAAGACCGGTAGAGGACTTTCTGAAGAGCTTTCTCAGATGGCTGCCGAACAAGCAATGATTCGCAGCATGCTAAAGAAGTTGGAAGAAAATGCAAAAGGCACTGAAGCGGGTAAACAGCAAGAGAAACAAGTTAAAGAGCTAATGGATAAGATGGATGAAGCAGAAACTGATTTAGTCAATAAGCGTGTGAACTCAAATACAATTAACCGCCAAAACGAAATCTTAACTCGTTTGCTCGAATCCGAAAAAGCACTTAAACAACAAGAAGAAGATCCCAAGCGTCAAGCTGAAGCTGCTAAGTCAACAAAGCACAGTACTCCGTCCTTTTTTGATTCCACTAATACCCAGCAAAAAACGAAACAAGTCGAAGTGCTTCGCTCAGTTACGCCTAACTATAACCTTTTTTATAAAAAGGAAGCAAATCAATATTTACAGAAAGTAAGCAAGTAA
- the mnmG gene encoding tRNA uridine-5-carboxymethylaminomethyl(34) synthesis enzyme MnmG, with translation MHFSYDVIVVGAGHAGCEAANAAAIMGSKVLLVTMNMQTIAQMSCNPAMGGVAKGQIVREVDALGGMSGIISDKSMIQFRMLNRSKGPAMWSPRCQSDRNVFAWEWRKALEENKNVDFWQDSVTEVVVKDGRASGVKTSLGVEFSAKAVVLTNGTFLNGQMFIGEKVFGGGRTAERASTGITEQLVQLGFESGRMKTGTPPRVDGRSLNYTLMEEQLGDENPGKFSYTNTPSLTKQRSCWITYTNQAVHDELKTGFDKSPMFTGRIKGLGPRYCPSVEDKINRFADKDRHQIFVEPEGWDTVEVYVNGFSTSLPETVQYNALRKIQGFENVRMFRPGYAVEYDFFPPTQLKPTLETQLVHNLFFAGQINGTTGYEEAACQGLMAGINAHRNTKEEAEFTIKRSEGYIGVLIDDLITKGTEEPYRMFTSRAEYRTLLRQDNADLRLTEKGYAIGLASQERYDSMVKKREGIAQLTDAIRSAKVKPEEINGFLESKGSAPLREKSSLYTLLKRPEIDQTDVKGILSAMPEMPDGVGEEIIEQTVIEIKYEDYLNREKLNADKLDRWESLSINPTFDYDRLKALSFEGKEKLKRLRPSTIGQASRISGVSPSDVSILLVYMGR, from the coding sequence ATGCATTTTTCATACGATGTCATTGTAGTAGGTGCAGGTCATGCTGGATGCGAAGCGGCCAACGCTGCAGCAATCATGGGCTCTAAAGTTTTGCTTGTTACAATGAATATGCAAACCATAGCGCAAATGTCCTGCAACCCAGCTATGGGTGGCGTAGCTAAAGGTCAGATTGTTCGTGAAGTGGATGCACTTGGGGGAATGTCCGGTATCATTAGCGATAAAAGCATGATCCAGTTCAGAATGCTGAATAGGTCAAAAGGCCCTGCCATGTGGAGCCCTAGATGCCAAAGTGATCGAAATGTATTCGCCTGGGAGTGGCGTAAAGCATTAGAGGAAAATAAAAACGTTGATTTTTGGCAGGATTCGGTTACTGAAGTAGTCGTAAAAGATGGTCGCGCTAGTGGCGTAAAAACGAGTTTAGGTGTTGAGTTTTCTGCGAAAGCCGTTGTGTTAACGAACGGGACTTTCCTGAATGGACAAATGTTTATAGGCGAGAAAGTATTTGGTGGCGGTCGTACAGCCGAACGAGCATCCACTGGTATAACAGAGCAATTGGTTCAGTTAGGTTTTGAGTCGGGACGTATGAAAACCGGTACTCCTCCACGTGTAGATGGGAGAAGTTTGAATTACACCTTAATGGAGGAGCAACTGGGGGATGAAAATCCAGGTAAATTTTCCTACACAAATACCCCGTCATTGACCAAGCAACGGAGTTGTTGGATCACCTATACCAACCAGGCAGTGCATGATGAACTGAAGACTGGCTTTGATAAATCACCCATGTTCACGGGTCGTATCAAAGGTCTTGGGCCGCGTTACTGCCCCTCAGTCGAAGACAAAATAAACCGTTTCGCCGACAAGGACCGGCATCAGATTTTCGTAGAACCAGAAGGATGGGATACAGTTGAAGTCTACGTAAATGGATTCTCGACTTCATTGCCCGAAACAGTACAATACAATGCTTTGCGCAAAATTCAGGGTTTTGAGAACGTCAGAATGTTCCGCCCTGGTTATGCAGTTGAGTATGACTTCTTTCCACCGACCCAATTAAAGCCTACGCTTGAGACTCAATTAGTCCATAATTTATTCTTTGCAGGGCAAATAAACGGGACTACGGGATATGAAGAAGCAGCGTGTCAAGGACTGATGGCTGGCATCAATGCGCACCGGAATACCAAAGAAGAAGCCGAATTTACAATCAAAAGGTCGGAAGGATACATTGGAGTTTTGATCGATGACCTGATTACAAAAGGTACCGAAGAACCCTACCGCATGTTTACGTCAAGGGCTGAATATCGAACGCTGCTTCGGCAGGACAATGCTGATTTAAGGCTTACCGAAAAGGGGTATGCGATTGGACTAGCTTCACAGGAACGATATGATTCAATGGTCAAAAAACGTGAAGGTATAGCTCAACTGACCGATGCTATCAGATCAGCTAAAGTTAAACCTGAAGAGATTAATGGCTTCCTGGAGTCGAAAGGCAGTGCTCCATTGAGGGAAAAAAGTAGCCTTTACACATTACTGAAACGCCCTGAGATAGATCAGACTGACGTAAAAGGAATTCTCAGTGCAATGCCAGAAATGCCCGATGGGGTAGGGGAGGAGATCATTGAGCAAACAGTGATTGAAATCAAATATGAAGATTACCTTAATCGGGAGAAATTAAATGCGGACAAACTAGACAGATGGGAAAGTTTGTCAATCAACCCAACATTTGACTACGACCGATTAAAGGCGCTCTCATTTGAGGGTAAAGAAAAACTTAAGCGGCTTCGTCCATCAACTATTGGTCAGGCATCAAGGATTAGCGGAGTAAGTCCCTCAGATGTATCAATCTTATTGGTCTATATGGGCCGTTAG
- a CDS encoding class I SAM-dependent methyltransferase — MVRNYTLRSKLNLINKLNGKPGQILDVGCGTGAFLESCRAGGWQVAGMEPDPDARAIAIEKLQAEIKPNLATLSTSQPFDIISLWHVLEHIPNLSESISMLHQLLKEQGTLLIAVPNSDSYDANYFKEYWAAYDVPRHLHHFTPSTIEPLFNKHGFVLVNKLPMVFDAFYIAMLSTRYQTGKTDYLKSVQVGLASNAQAKRTGNSSSLIYVLKKA, encoded by the coding sequence ATGGTTCGAAACTACACGCTAAGATCCAAGCTCAATCTTATCAATAAACTAAACGGTAAGCCCGGTCAAATCTTGGATGTAGGTTGCGGGACAGGTGCCTTTCTAGAAAGTTGCCGGGCAGGTGGATGGCAAGTAGCAGGTATGGAGCCTGACCCCGATGCACGGGCTATTGCCATTGAAAAGCTTCAGGCAGAGATCAAGCCAAATCTGGCGACACTATCCACTTCGCAACCTTTCGATATTATTTCACTTTGGCATGTACTTGAACACATTCCTAATTTAAGTGAATCCATATCCATGCTTCACCAGTTACTGAAAGAACAGGGGACATTACTAATAGCCGTTCCAAATTCAGATTCGTATGACGCCAATTACTTTAAGGAGTATTGGGCCGCTTATGATGTTCCTCGACACTTACACCATTTTACCCCTTCGACCATCGAGCCGCTATTCAACAAACATGGCTTTGTATTAGTTAATAAGCTACCAATGGTATTTGATGCTTTTTATATAGCTATGTTAAGTACGCGCTATCAAACCGGAAAAACAGACTATTTAAAAAGCGTACAGGTAGGACTAGCCTCAAATGCACAGGCAAAGCGCACCGGTAACTCATCAAGCTTAATCTACGTTTTAAAGAAGGCATAA